Proteins from a genomic interval of Geotrypetes seraphini chromosome 7, aGeoSer1.1, whole genome shotgun sequence:
- the LOC117363924 gene encoding WAP four-disulfide core domain protein 3-like, with the protein MKASGGIFLFVVFLTLQRAESFEKPGMCLDPRCNLNCNDDKDCSGNNKCCKSPCGRTCRPPVFYSRPLWNDRDCPDNLEPCCDPNNRNDDDDGCRGDRDCDRNYKCCLKGCRRECVKVRWHH; encoded by the exons ATGAAGGCATCAGGTGGCATTTTTCTCTTTGTGGTATTCCTCACCCTTCAGAGGGCAGAGTCTTTTG AGAAACCTGGTATGTGCCTAGATCCACGCTGTAATTTAAACTGTAATGATGACAAAGACTGCAGCGGAAATAATAAGTGTTGCAAATCACCCTGCGGACGCACCTGCAGGCCACCTGTTTTTTATTCACGACCTCTAT GGAACGATAGAGACTGCCCAGATAATTTGGAACCATGTTGTGATCCAAATAATCgcaatgatgatgatgatggttGTCGAGGTGACAGAGATTGTGACCGGAATTACAAATGCTGTTTGAAGGGCTGTAGAAGGGAATGTGTGAAAG